From the genome of Cryptococcus depauperatus CBS 7841 chromosome 1, complete sequence, one region includes:
- a CDS encoding mitochondrial intermediate peptidase 1, with protein sequence MDISLPKCLRLVNPVMRPVIRAASLSTISRASLSSTRPTKNSQRAFFNSSPIPSVQKLSTKPNEAALKAHFDLPYPISSISKQTSATFPLFLFPPLTSPEAFQRLTERTIVHSAALVNRICSAVDDPSGKELRLVVKNLDRLSDVLCGVIDLCELVRNVHPDKLWVSESEKTYEALCSFMNKLNTSKELYDTLVKTVSHTFSGNPLSAAERRVAHTFLSDFERSGIHLSPAVRAKFVEHSDNISSFGRDFLNTASTGPPPRPLIEIPEPERLLGGLSSSFVSSLSRPKRNGPAVVVPGSWEAQMIGRFAENEEARRLVYLGSMREDKERVQVLEALLRERAELAHVLGKETWGEVALSDKMAKTPRNVLGFLTSLAVHHRPAAAADVAMLQQLKGLAYAHGRTTSLPPFYAWDRDHYAEIYTSSLASPSLPSITPYFSTGTAMYGLSHILSKLYGISFQPVSVQNGEVWHPSVRRLDVIGESGKAIGVIYCDLFSREGKPASGAAHFTVRCSRRVDDDDFAGDGLPEGWDEKYGKGMETEGEELEGRKGKYQLPVVVLTTDVGTVSEGNPALLGWNDLETLFHEMGHAIHSMLGQTEFHNVSGTRCPTDFVELPSILMEHFVSSPAVLSTFATHQHTSEPLPLPLIESHIQLNQSLKALETHSQILMALLDQKYHSIRHGDGVDSTGIWNDLQKSLGVIPPVIGTAWQTQFGHLYGYGATYYSYLFDRAIAGKVWSSLFAKPQDSQGFNGDAECVLSRKGGEIFKDKLLKWGGGKDPWEMVGDVIGGNEGEVVAKGNEQAMELVGKWMIE encoded by the exons ATGGATATATCTCTACCGAAGTGTCTGCGACTAGTAAACCCTGTTATGCGGCCGGTTATACGAGCAGCAAGTCTATCCACCATCAGTCGAGCTTCTCTTAGCTCAACGAGGCCAACCAAAAACTCGCAAAGAgcttttttcaattcaaGTCCTATCCCATCGGTACAGAAGCTATCTACAAAGCCGAATGAAGCTGCTTTAAAGGCCCACTTTGACCTTCCTTATCCTATATCATCCATATCGAAACAGACTTCGGCcacttttcctcttttcctttttcctcctcTTACCAGCCCTGAAGCATTTCAACGGCTCACAGAACGCACGATTGTCCATTCAGCAGCTCTCGTGAACAGAATATGTTCTGCTGTTGACGATCCTTCTGGAAAAGAGCTTCGTCTGGTAGTCAAAAACTTGGATAGGTTGAGCGATGTACTCTGCGGGGTCATTGATTTGTGCGAGTTAGTGAGGAATGTTCATCCTGATAAACTTTGGGTCAGCGAGAGTGAAAAGACCTATGAAGCACTTTGTAGCTTTATGAACAAGCTCAATACTAGTAAGGAGTTGTATGAT ACGCTTGTTAAAACGGTCTCTCATACGTTTTCAGGCAACCCTTTGTCTGCGGCAGAGCGCAGAGTGGCGCACACTTTTCTGTCCGATTTTGAACGCTCTGGAATTCACCTATCTCCGGCTGTCCGCGCGAAATTTGTAGAACACTCTGATAATATCTCCTCTTTCGGGCGTGATTTCCTCAACACTGCGTCAACTGGACCGCCGCCAAGGCCTCTTATTGAAATACCAGAGCCTGAAAGGCTTTTGGGAGGTTTGAGCTCAAGTTTTGTGTCATCGCTTTCAAGGccaaagagaaatggaCCTGCTGTCGTCGTACCCGGTTCTTGGGAAGCACAGATGATTGGGCGTTTcgcagagaatgaagaagctCGCCGTCTTGTCTATCTAGGGTCCATGagagaagacaaagagCGAGTGCAAGTGCTTGAAGCCTTGCTGAGAGAAAGAGCCGAGTTAGCACACGTTTTAGGCAAAGAGACGTGGGGAGAGGTAGCTCTGTCGGACAAGATGGCTAAAACACCAAGGAATGTCTTGGGTTTCCTGACGTCTTTGGCGGTACATCATCGACCGGCCGCTGCAGCAGATGTGGCGATGCTGCAACAATTAAAAGGTCTCGCATATGCCCATGGTCGAACAACATCTTTGCCTCCATTTTATGCTTGGGACCGAGATCATTATGCGGAAATCTACACATCTTCCCTcgcttctccttctctacCCTCCATCACACCGTACTTTTCAACAGGTACCGCCATGTATGGGCTTTCCCACATCTTGTCCAAATTGTACGGTATATCATTCCAACCTGTGTCTGTCCAAAACGGAGAAGTCTGGCATCCATCGGTGCGAAGACTGGATGTGATTGGCGAATCTGGAAAAGCGATTGGTGTTATTTATTGTGATCTGTTCTCAAGAGAAGGGAAACCTGCAAGTGGTGCAGCTCATTTTACGGTGAGATGTTCCAGGAGagttgatgatgatgatttTGCGGGAGACGGATTACCTGAAGGATGGGATGAAAAGTATGGCAAAGGAATGGAAACCGAGGGAGAAGAGCTAGAAGGGAGGAAGGGGAAATACCAGCTGCCTGTAGTGGTACTTACCACCGACGTAGGGACAGTGAGTGAAGGAAATCCTGCCTTGCTTGGCTGGAATGATTTGGAGACGTTATTTCATGAAATGGGCCATGCCATTCATT CCATGTTGGGCCAAACAGAGTTCCACAATGTCTCGGGTACTCGTTGCCCTACTGACTTTGTTGAATTACCTTCGATCTTGATGGAGCACTTTGTCTCGTCTCCGGCCGTCTTGAGCACTTTTGCAACTCACCAACATACATCAGAACCTCTGCCTTTGCCTCTCATCGAATCACACATTCAGCTTAACCAATCTCTCAAAGCTTTGGAAACGCATTCACAGATTCTCATGGCCCTATTGGACCAAAAGTATCACTCCATTAGACATGGAGATGGAGTGGACTCGACGGGGATCTGGAATGATTTGCAGAAAAGCTTAGGAGTTATTCCTCCTGTTATAGGGACAGCGTGGCAGACGCAGTTTGGCCACTTGTATGGATACGGCGCGACATACTATTCGTATCTTTTTGATAGAGCCATTGCTGGAAAAGTCTGgtcatctctctttgccaaaCCACAAGACTCTCAGGGTTTCAATGGCGATGCTGAGTGTGTGCTGAGTAGAAAAGGAGGAGAAATTTTCAAGGATAAATTGTTGAAGTGGGGAGGAGGCAAGGATCCGTGGGAAATGGTTGGAGACGTCATTGGTGGGAATGAAGGTGAAGTTGTGGCAAAAGGAAATGAGCAGGCAATGGAGCTCGTCGGCAAATGGATGATTGAGTAA